The proteins below come from a single Microtus ochrogaster isolate Prairie Vole_2 chromosome 8, MicOch1.0, whole genome shotgun sequence genomic window:
- the Atxn2l gene encoding ataxin-2-like protein isoform X15 — MLKPQPPQQTSQPQQPPPTQQAVARRPPGGTSPPNGGLPGPLPATTAPPGPPAAVSPCLGPAAAAGSGLRRGAESILAAPPPPQPGAVAIGSVRGQSTGKGPPQSPVFEGVYNNSRMLHFLTAVVGSTCDVKVKNGTTYEGIFKTLSSKFELAVDAVHRKASEPAGGPRREDIVDTMVFKPSDVLLVHFRNVDFNYATKDKFTDSAIAMNSKVNGEHKEKVLQRWEGGDSNSDDYDLESDMSNGWDPNEMFKFNEENYGVKTTYDSSLSSYTVPLEKDNSEEFRQRELRAAQLAREIESSPQYRLRIAMENDDGRTEEEKHSAVQRQGSGRESPSLVSREGKYIPLPQRVREGPRGGVRCSGSRGGRPGLSSLPPRGPHHLDNSSPGPGSETRGINGGPSRMSPKAQRPLRGAKTLSSPNNRPSGEASVPPAPAVGRMYPPRSPKSAAPAPVSASCPEPPIGSAVVSSASIPVTSSVVDPGAGSISPASPKISLAPTDVKELSTKEPSRTLEAQELARIAGKVPGLQNEQKRFQLEELRKFGAQFKLQPSSSPETGLDPFPSRILKEEAKGKEKEVDGLLTSDPMGSPVSSKTESILDKEDKPPLAAVGGTEGPEQLPPSCPSQTGSPPVGLIKGDDKEEGPVTEQVKKSTLNPNAKEFNPTKPLLSVNKSTSTPTSPGPRTHSTPSIPVLTAGQSGLYSPQYISYIPQIHMGPAVQAPQMYPYPVSNSVPGQQGKYRGAKGSLPPQRSDQHQPASAPPMMQAAAAAAGPPLVAATPYSSYIPYNPQQFPGQPAMMQPMAHYPSQPVFAPMLQSNPRMLTSGSHPQAIVSSSTPQYPSAEQPTPQALYATVHQSYPHHATQLHGHQPQPATTPTGSQPQSQHAAPSPVQHQAGQAPHLGSGQPQQNLYHPGALTGTPPSLPPGPSAQSPQSSFPQPAAVYAIHPHQQLPHGFTNMAHVTQAHVQTGVTAAPPPHPGAPHPPQVMLLHPPQGHGGPPQGAVPPSGVPALSASTPSPYPYIGHPQGEQPGQAPGFPGGADDRILCRVGRSHSRRRQGLAPGSVLCFPPSSLSCDPAAPLPTASPALSDPDCLLT, encoded by the exons gtgtttgaaggtgtttACAATAACTCCAGGATGCTGCATTTCCTGACTGCTGTGGTG GGTTCTACTTGTGATGTAAAGGTGAAAAATGGCACCACTTATGAGGGCATTTTCAAAACCCTGAGCTCAAAG TTTGAGCTGGCAGTAGACGCTGTACACCGGAAAGCATCTGAGCCAGCAGGTGGGCCTCGGCGGGAAGACATTGTGGACACCATGGTGTTTAAACCAAGTGATGTTCTGCTTGTTCACTTCCGGAATGTTGACTTCAATTATGCTACGAAAG ACAAGTTCACTGACTCAGCCATCGCCATGAACTCTAAGGTGAACGGAGAACACAAGGAGAAGGTGCTACAACGTTGGGAGGGCGGCGACAGCAACAGCGATGACTACGATCTGGAATCTGATATG TCCAATGGATGGGATCCCAATGAGATGTTCAAATTTAACGAAGAGAACTATGGCGTAAAGACCACCTATGATAGCAGTTTATCTTCTTACAC GGTTCCCTTGGAAAAGGACAACTCAGAAGAGTTTCGGCAGCGAGAGCTGCGTGCAGCCCAGTTAGCTAGAGAGATTGAGTCAAGTCCCCAGTACCGCCTACGGATTGCCATGGAAAATGATGATGGGCGAACGGAGGAGGAGAAGCACAGCGCAGTTCAGCGGCAGGGGTCTGGGCGGGAAAGCCCCAGCTTGGTGTCCAG GGAAGGGAAGTATATCCCTCTGCCTCAACGAGTTCGGGAAGGTCCCCGGGGAGGAGTTCGATGCAGCGGCTCTCGAGGAGGGCGACCTGGTCTTAGCTCTTTGCCACCTCGTGGACCTCACCATCTTGACAATAGCAGCCCTGGCCCTGGGTCTGAGACACGTGGTATCAATGGAG GCCCTTCACGCATGTCCCCCAAGGCACAGCGCCCTTTGAGAGGTGCCAAGACTTTATCTTCGCCCAACAATAGGCCTTCTGGAGAAGCTTCTGTTCCTCCAGCACCTGCAG tGGGCCGGATGTACCCTCCACGGTCTCCCAAGTCTGCTGCCCCCGCCCCGGTCTCAGCTTCCTGTCCTGAGCCTCCCATTGGTTCAGCAGTagtgtcctctgcctccatccctgTGACATCATCAGTTGTGGATCCTGGAGCAGGCTCTATTTCCCCAGCATCTCCCAAAATCTCCCTGGCCCCCACAGATG TtaaagaactctcaacaaaggagcCCAGTAGGACTTTGGAGGCCCAAGAGCTGGCCCGGATAGCTGGGAAAG TCCCTGGGCTTCAGAATGAACAGAAACGATTTCAGTTGGAAGAACTGAGGAAGTTTGGGGCCCAGTTTAAG CTGCAACCTAGTAGCTCCCCTGAGACCGGCCTGGATCCATTTCCTTCCCGGATCTTAAAAGAAGAGgccaaaggaaaggagaaggaggtggaTGGCCTATTGACTTCAGATCCCATGGGATCCCCAGTCTCCTCCAAGACAGAATCCATATTGGATAAGGAAGACAAACCACCCCTGGCAGCAGTAGGGGGTACTGAGGGGCCAGAGCAGCTACCACCGTCTTGCCCCAGCCAAACTGGCAGTCCCCCAGTAGGCCTCATCAAGGGAGATGACAAAGAGGAAGGCCCTGTTACTGA ACAAGTAAAGAAGTCTACTTTGAACCCCAATGCCAAGGAGTTCAATCCAACAAAGCCTCTGCTGTCTGTG AACAAATCTACCAGTACTCCAACTTCACCAGGGCCCCGTACTCACTCAACACCTTCCATACCGGTGCTGACAGCAGGCCAGAGTGGGCTCTACAGTCCTCAGTACATCTCATATATACCTCAGATCCACATGGGACCAGCTGTGCAG GCACCTCAGATGTATCCATATCCTGTTTCCAATTCGGTGCCTGGGCAGCAGGGCAAGTACCGGGGTGCAAAAG GCTCACTTCCCCCTCAGCGCTCAGACCAACACCAGCCAGCCTCAGCCCCTCCGATGatgcaggctgctgctgctgctgctggcccacCCCTAGTGGCTGCCACACCTTATTCCTCCTACATCCCCTACAACCCACAGCAGTTCCCAGGCCAGCCTGCCATGATGCAGCCCATGGCACACTACCCTTCACAG CCGGTCTTTGCCCCTATGCTTCAAAGTAACCCACGAATGTTGACATCTGGAAGCCACCCCCAGGCCATTGTGTCATCCTCCACTCCTCAGTACCCCTCTGCAGAGCAGCCTACCCCCCAAGCCCTCTATG CCACTGTTCACCAATCCTATCCACACCATGCCACACAGCTCCATGGCCATCAGCCACAGCCGGCTACCACACCTACTGGGAGCCAGCCACAATCCCAGCATGCGGCCCCCAGTCCTGTTCAG CACCAGGCGGGGCAGGCCCCACACCTGGGCAGTGGACAGCCACAGCAGAATCTGTACCATCCAGGGGCCCTAACAGGCACACCTCCTTCTCTACCACCGGGACCTTCTGCCCAGTCCCCTCAGAGCAGCTTTCCCCAGCCAGCTGCTGTGTATGCCATCCATCCCCACCAGCAGCTGCCCCACGGCTTCACCAACATGGCCCATGTTACCCAG GCCCATGTCCAAACTGGAGTCACAGCAGCCCCGCCCCCACACCCTGGGGCACCCCACCCGCCCCAGGTGATGCTGCTGCACCCCCCCCAGGGCCATGGGGGGCCCCCCCAAGGCGCGGTGCCCCCGAGTGGGGTGCCTGCACTCTCAGCTTCCACACCCTCACCCTACCCCTACATCGGACACCCCCAAGGTGAGCAGCCTGGCCAGGCGCCTGGATTTCCAGGAGGAGCCGATGACAGGATTC TATGTAGGGTGGGCAGAAGCCACAGTCGCCGCCGCCAGGGGCTTGCTCCTGGCTCTGTCCTTTGCTTCCCTCCGTCCTCGCTCAGTTGTGATCCAGCAGCCCCCCTCCccactgcctccccagctctcagtGACCCCGACTGTCTCCTGACTTAG
- the Atxn2l gene encoding ataxin-2-like protein isoform X3, with translation MLKPQPPQQTSQPQQPPPTQQAVARRPPGGTSPPNGGLPGPLPATTAPPGPPAAVSPCLGPAAAAGSGLRRGAESILAAPPPPQPGAVAIGSVRGQSTGKGPPQSPVFEGVYNNSRMLHFLTAVVGSTCDVKVKNGTTYEGIFKTLSSKFELAVDAVHRKASEPAGGPRREDIVDTMVFKPSDVLLVHFRNVDFNYATKDKFTDSAIAMNSKVNGEHKEKVLQRWEGGDSNSDDYDLESDMSNGWDPNEMFKFNEENYGVKTTYDSSLSSYTVPLEKDNSEEFRQRELRAAQLAREIESSPQYRLRIAMENDDGRTEEEKHSAVQRQGSGRESPSLVSREGKYIPLPQRVREGPRGGVRCSGSRGGRPGLSSLPPRGPHHLDNSSPGPGSETRGINGGPSRMSPKAQRPLRGAKTLSSPNNRPSGEASVPPAPAVGRMYPPRSPKSAAPAPVSASCPEPPIGSAVVSSASIPVTSSVVDPGAGSISPASPKISLAPTDVKELSTKEPSRTLEAQELARIAGKVPGLQNEQKRFQLEELRKFGAQFKLQPSSSPETGLDPFPSRILKEEAKGKEKEVDGLLTSDPMGSPVSSKTESILDKEDKPPLAAVGGTEGPEQLPPSCPSQTGSPPVGLIKGDDKEEGPVTEQVKKSTLNPNAKEFNPTKPLLSVNKSTSTPTSPGPRTHSTPSIPVLTAGQSGLYSPQYISYIPQIHMGPAVQAPQMYPYPVSNSVPGQQGKYRGAKGSLPPQRSDQHQPASAPPMMQAAAAAAGPPLVAATPYSSYIPYNPQQFPGQPAMMQPMAHYPSQPVFAPMLQSNPRMLTSGSHPQAIVSSSTPQYPSAEQPTPQALYATVHQSYPHHATQLHGHQPQPATTPTGSQPQSQHAAPSPVQHQAGQAPHLGSGQPQQNLYHPGALTGTPPSLPPGPSAQSPQSSFPQPAAVYAIHPHQQLPHGFTNMAHVTQAHVQTGVTAAPPPHPGAPHPPQVMLLHPPQGHGGPPQGAVPPSGVPALSASTPSPYPYIGHPQVCRVGRSHSRRRQGLAPGSVLCFPPSSLSCDPAAPLPTASPALSDPDCLLT, from the exons gtgtttgaaggtgtttACAATAACTCCAGGATGCTGCATTTCCTGACTGCTGTGGTG GGTTCTACTTGTGATGTAAAGGTGAAAAATGGCACCACTTATGAGGGCATTTTCAAAACCCTGAGCTCAAAG TTTGAGCTGGCAGTAGACGCTGTACACCGGAAAGCATCTGAGCCAGCAGGTGGGCCTCGGCGGGAAGACATTGTGGACACCATGGTGTTTAAACCAAGTGATGTTCTGCTTGTTCACTTCCGGAATGTTGACTTCAATTATGCTACGAAAG ACAAGTTCACTGACTCAGCCATCGCCATGAACTCTAAGGTGAACGGAGAACACAAGGAGAAGGTGCTACAACGTTGGGAGGGCGGCGACAGCAACAGCGATGACTACGATCTGGAATCTGATATG TCCAATGGATGGGATCCCAATGAGATGTTCAAATTTAACGAAGAGAACTATGGCGTAAAGACCACCTATGATAGCAGTTTATCTTCTTACAC GGTTCCCTTGGAAAAGGACAACTCAGAAGAGTTTCGGCAGCGAGAGCTGCGTGCAGCCCAGTTAGCTAGAGAGATTGAGTCAAGTCCCCAGTACCGCCTACGGATTGCCATGGAAAATGATGATGGGCGAACGGAGGAGGAGAAGCACAGCGCAGTTCAGCGGCAGGGGTCTGGGCGGGAAAGCCCCAGCTTGGTGTCCAG GGAAGGGAAGTATATCCCTCTGCCTCAACGAGTTCGGGAAGGTCCCCGGGGAGGAGTTCGATGCAGCGGCTCTCGAGGAGGGCGACCTGGTCTTAGCTCTTTGCCACCTCGTGGACCTCACCATCTTGACAATAGCAGCCCTGGCCCTGGGTCTGAGACACGTGGTATCAATGGAG GCCCTTCACGCATGTCCCCCAAGGCACAGCGCCCTTTGAGAGGTGCCAAGACTTTATCTTCGCCCAACAATAGGCCTTCTGGAGAAGCTTCTGTTCCTCCAGCACCTGCAG tGGGCCGGATGTACCCTCCACGGTCTCCCAAGTCTGCTGCCCCCGCCCCGGTCTCAGCTTCCTGTCCTGAGCCTCCCATTGGTTCAGCAGTagtgtcctctgcctccatccctgTGACATCATCAGTTGTGGATCCTGGAGCAGGCTCTATTTCCCCAGCATCTCCCAAAATCTCCCTGGCCCCCACAGATG TtaaagaactctcaacaaaggagcCCAGTAGGACTTTGGAGGCCCAAGAGCTGGCCCGGATAGCTGGGAAAG TCCCTGGGCTTCAGAATGAACAGAAACGATTTCAGTTGGAAGAACTGAGGAAGTTTGGGGCCCAGTTTAAG CTGCAACCTAGTAGCTCCCCTGAGACCGGCCTGGATCCATTTCCTTCCCGGATCTTAAAAGAAGAGgccaaaggaaaggagaaggaggtggaTGGCCTATTGACTTCAGATCCCATGGGATCCCCAGTCTCCTCCAAGACAGAATCCATATTGGATAAGGAAGACAAACCACCCCTGGCAGCAGTAGGGGGTACTGAGGGGCCAGAGCAGCTACCACCGTCTTGCCCCAGCCAAACTGGCAGTCCCCCAGTAGGCCTCATCAAGGGAGATGACAAAGAGGAAGGCCCTGTTACTGA ACAAGTAAAGAAGTCTACTTTGAACCCCAATGCCAAGGAGTTCAATCCAACAAAGCCTCTGCTGTCTGTG AACAAATCTACCAGTACTCCAACTTCACCAGGGCCCCGTACTCACTCAACACCTTCCATACCGGTGCTGACAGCAGGCCAGAGTGGGCTCTACAGTCCTCAGTACATCTCATATATACCTCAGATCCACATGGGACCAGCTGTGCAG GCACCTCAGATGTATCCATATCCTGTTTCCAATTCGGTGCCTGGGCAGCAGGGCAAGTACCGGGGTGCAAAAG GCTCACTTCCCCCTCAGCGCTCAGACCAACACCAGCCAGCCTCAGCCCCTCCGATGatgcaggctgctgctgctgctgctggcccacCCCTAGTGGCTGCCACACCTTATTCCTCCTACATCCCCTACAACCCACAGCAGTTCCCAGGCCAGCCTGCCATGATGCAGCCCATGGCACACTACCCTTCACAG CCGGTCTTTGCCCCTATGCTTCAAAGTAACCCACGAATGTTGACATCTGGAAGCCACCCCCAGGCCATTGTGTCATCCTCCACTCCTCAGTACCCCTCTGCAGAGCAGCCTACCCCCCAAGCCCTCTATG CCACTGTTCACCAATCCTATCCACACCATGCCACACAGCTCCATGGCCATCAGCCACAGCCGGCTACCACACCTACTGGGAGCCAGCCACAATCCCAGCATGCGGCCCCCAGTCCTGTTCAG CACCAGGCGGGGCAGGCCCCACACCTGGGCAGTGGACAGCCACAGCAGAATCTGTACCATCCAGGGGCCCTAACAGGCACACCTCCTTCTCTACCACCGGGACCTTCTGCCCAGTCCCCTCAGAGCAGCTTTCCCCAGCCAGCTGCTGTGTATGCCATCCATCCCCACCAGCAGCTGCCCCACGGCTTCACCAACATGGCCCATGTTACCCAG GCCCATGTCCAAACTGGAGTCACAGCAGCCCCGCCCCCACACCCTGGGGCACCCCACCCGCCCCAGGTGATGCTGCTGCACCCCCCCCAGGGCCATGGGGGGCCCCCCCAAGGCGCGGTGCCCCCGAGTGGGGTGCCTGCACTCTCAGCTTCCACACCCTCACCCTACCCCTACATCGGACACCCCCAAG TATGTAGGGTGGGCAGAAGCCACAGTCGCCGCCGCCAGGGGCTTGCTCCTGGCTCTGTCCTTTGCTTCCCTCCGTCCTCGCTCAGTTGTGATCCAGCAGCCCCCCTCCccactgcctccccagctctcagtGACCCCGACTGTCTCCTGACTTAG
- the Atxn2l gene encoding ataxin-2-like protein isoform X9, with protein MLSYDPGIGLPRGQSTGKGPPQSPVFEGVYNNSRMLHFLTAVVGSTCDVKVKNGTTYEGIFKTLSSKFELAVDAVHRKASEPAGGPRREDIVDTMVFKPSDVLLVHFRNVDFNYATKDKFTDSAIAMNSKVNGEHKEKVLQRWEGGDSNSDDYDLESDMSNGWDPNEMFKFNEENYGVKTTYDSSLSSYTVPLEKDNSEEFRQRELRAAQLAREIESSPQYRLRIAMENDDGRTEEEKHSAVQRQGSGRESPSLVSREGKYIPLPQRVREGPRGGVRCSGSRGGRPGLSSLPPRGPHHLDNSSPGPGSETRGINGGPSRMSPKAQRPLRGAKTLSSPNNRPSGEASVPPAPAALPFLPVGRMYPPRSPKSAAPAPVSASCPEPPIGSAVVSSASIPVTSSVVDPGAGSISPASPKISLAPTDVKELSTKEPSRTLEAQELARIAGKVPGLQNEQKRFQLEELRKFGAQFKLQPSSSPETGLDPFPSRILKEEAKGKEKEVDGLLTSDPMGSPVSSKTESILDKEDKPPLAAVGGTEGPEQLPPSCPSQTGSPPVGLIKGDDKEEGPVTEQVKKSTLNPNAKEFNPTKPLLSVNKSTSTPTSPGPRTHSTPSIPVLTAGQSGLYSPQYISYIPQIHMGPAVQAPQMYPYPVSNSVPGQQGKYRGAKGSLPPQRSDQHQPASAPPMMQAAAAAAGPPLVAATPYSSYIPYNPQQFPGQPAMMQPMAHYPSQPVFAPMLQSNPRMLTSGSHPQAIVSSSTPQYPSAEQPTPQALYATVHQSYPHHATQLHGHQPQPATTPTGSQPQSQHAAPSPVQHQAGQAPHLGSGQPQQNLYHPGALTGTPPSLPPGPSAQSPQSSFPQPAAVYAIHPHQQLPHGFTNMAHVTQAHVQTGVTAAPPPHPGAPHPPQVMLLHPPQGHGGPPQGAVPPSGVPALSASTPSPYPYIGHPQVCRVGRSHSRRRQGLAPGSVLCFPPSSLSCDPAAPLPTASPALSDPDCLLT; from the exons gtgtttgaaggtgtttACAATAACTCCAGGATGCTGCATTTCCTGACTGCTGTGGTG GGTTCTACTTGTGATGTAAAGGTGAAAAATGGCACCACTTATGAGGGCATTTTCAAAACCCTGAGCTCAAAG TTTGAGCTGGCAGTAGACGCTGTACACCGGAAAGCATCTGAGCCAGCAGGTGGGCCTCGGCGGGAAGACATTGTGGACACCATGGTGTTTAAACCAAGTGATGTTCTGCTTGTTCACTTCCGGAATGTTGACTTCAATTATGCTACGAAAG ACAAGTTCACTGACTCAGCCATCGCCATGAACTCTAAGGTGAACGGAGAACACAAGGAGAAGGTGCTACAACGTTGGGAGGGCGGCGACAGCAACAGCGATGACTACGATCTGGAATCTGATATG TCCAATGGATGGGATCCCAATGAGATGTTCAAATTTAACGAAGAGAACTATGGCGTAAAGACCACCTATGATAGCAGTTTATCTTCTTACAC GGTTCCCTTGGAAAAGGACAACTCAGAAGAGTTTCGGCAGCGAGAGCTGCGTGCAGCCCAGTTAGCTAGAGAGATTGAGTCAAGTCCCCAGTACCGCCTACGGATTGCCATGGAAAATGATGATGGGCGAACGGAGGAGGAGAAGCACAGCGCAGTTCAGCGGCAGGGGTCTGGGCGGGAAAGCCCCAGCTTGGTGTCCAG GGAAGGGAAGTATATCCCTCTGCCTCAACGAGTTCGGGAAGGTCCCCGGGGAGGAGTTCGATGCAGCGGCTCTCGAGGAGGGCGACCTGGTCTTAGCTCTTTGCCACCTCGTGGACCTCACCATCTTGACAATAGCAGCCCTGGCCCTGGGTCTGAGACACGTGGTATCAATGGAG GCCCTTCACGCATGTCCCCCAAGGCACAGCGCCCTTTGAGAGGTGCCAAGACTTTATCTTCGCCCAACAATAGGCCTTCTGGAGAAGCTTCTGTTCCTCCAGCACCTGCAG ctctcccttttcttccagtGGGCCGGATGTACCCTCCACGGTCTCCCAAGTCTGCTGCCCCCGCCCCGGTCTCAGCTTCCTGTCCTGAGCCTCCCATTGGTTCAGCAGTagtgtcctctgcctccatccctgTGACATCATCAGTTGTGGATCCTGGAGCAGGCTCTATTTCCCCAGCATCTCCCAAAATCTCCCTGGCCCCCACAGATG TtaaagaactctcaacaaaggagcCCAGTAGGACTTTGGAGGCCCAAGAGCTGGCCCGGATAGCTGGGAAAG TCCCTGGGCTTCAGAATGAACAGAAACGATTTCAGTTGGAAGAACTGAGGAAGTTTGGGGCCCAGTTTAAG CTGCAACCTAGTAGCTCCCCTGAGACCGGCCTGGATCCATTTCCTTCCCGGATCTTAAAAGAAGAGgccaaaggaaaggagaaggaggtggaTGGCCTATTGACTTCAGATCCCATGGGATCCCCAGTCTCCTCCAAGACAGAATCCATATTGGATAAGGAAGACAAACCACCCCTGGCAGCAGTAGGGGGTACTGAGGGGCCAGAGCAGCTACCACCGTCTTGCCCCAGCCAAACTGGCAGTCCCCCAGTAGGCCTCATCAAGGGAGATGACAAAGAGGAAGGCCCTGTTACTGA ACAAGTAAAGAAGTCTACTTTGAACCCCAATGCCAAGGAGTTCAATCCAACAAAGCCTCTGCTGTCTGTG AACAAATCTACCAGTACTCCAACTTCACCAGGGCCCCGTACTCACTCAACACCTTCCATACCGGTGCTGACAGCAGGCCAGAGTGGGCTCTACAGTCCTCAGTACATCTCATATATACCTCAGATCCACATGGGACCAGCTGTGCAG GCACCTCAGATGTATCCATATCCTGTTTCCAATTCGGTGCCTGGGCAGCAGGGCAAGTACCGGGGTGCAAAAG GCTCACTTCCCCCTCAGCGCTCAGACCAACACCAGCCAGCCTCAGCCCCTCCGATGatgcaggctgctgctgctgctgctggcccacCCCTAGTGGCTGCCACACCTTATTCCTCCTACATCCCCTACAACCCACAGCAGTTCCCAGGCCAGCCTGCCATGATGCAGCCCATGGCACACTACCCTTCACAG CCGGTCTTTGCCCCTATGCTTCAAAGTAACCCACGAATGTTGACATCTGGAAGCCACCCCCAGGCCATTGTGTCATCCTCCACTCCTCAGTACCCCTCTGCAGAGCAGCCTACCCCCCAAGCCCTCTATG CCACTGTTCACCAATCCTATCCACACCATGCCACACAGCTCCATGGCCATCAGCCACAGCCGGCTACCACACCTACTGGGAGCCAGCCACAATCCCAGCATGCGGCCCCCAGTCCTGTTCAG CACCAGGCGGGGCAGGCCCCACACCTGGGCAGTGGACAGCCACAGCAGAATCTGTACCATCCAGGGGCCCTAACAGGCACACCTCCTTCTCTACCACCGGGACCTTCTGCCCAGTCCCCTCAGAGCAGCTTTCCCCAGCCAGCTGCTGTGTATGCCATCCATCCCCACCAGCAGCTGCCCCACGGCTTCACCAACATGGCCCATGTTACCCAG GCCCATGTCCAAACTGGAGTCACAGCAGCCCCGCCCCCACACCCTGGGGCACCCCACCCGCCCCAGGTGATGCTGCTGCACCCCCCCCAGGGCCATGGGGGGCCCCCCCAAGGCGCGGTGCCCCCGAGTGGGGTGCCTGCACTCTCAGCTTCCACACCCTCACCCTACCCCTACATCGGACACCCCCAAG TATGTAGGGTGGGCAGAAGCCACAGTCGCCGCCGCCAGGGGCTTGCTCCTGGCTCTGTCCTTTGCTTCCCTCCGTCCTCGCTCAGTTGTGATCCAGCAGCCCCCCTCCccactgcctccccagctctcagtGACCCCGACTGTCTCCTGACTTAG